A single Blastococcus colisei DNA region contains:
- the gatB gene encoding Asp-tRNA(Asn)/Glu-tRNA(Gln) amidotransferase subunit GatB, giving the protein MSTDTLVDFDEVLTRYEPVIGLETHVELGTASKMFCGCSTTFGAEPNTQTCPTCLGLPGSLPVANAMAIESTIRIGLALGCRIATWCRFARKNYFYPDIPKGFQTTQYDEPLCTAGHLDVEVDGETYRVEIERVHLEEDTGKNLHVGGSTGRIHGADHSLIDYNRAGIPLVEIVTRPIPGAGAKAPEVAKAYVTELREILLALGVSEVRMEQGNLRCDVNTSLAPIGSLEWGTRTETKNVNSLRSVERAVRFEMRRQAAVLDTDGRVLQETRHFHEDTGTTSPGRSKEEATDYRYFPEPDLVPVAPDEEWVGKLAATLPELPAARRARLSEEWGISPTEMAWLVNAGAVELVSDTVAAGASPSDARKWWLGELARRANDAGVELAALAVTPTQVAQLIGLISAGTINDQLARQALDGVLAGEGDPAAVVEARGLAVLGESDELVAAVDAAIEANPDVAEKVRGGKVQAIGALVGAVMKTTRGKADAATVKRMLEERLSVS; this is encoded by the coding sequence TTCGACGAGGTCCTCACCCGCTACGAACCGGTGATCGGCCTTGAGACCCACGTCGAGCTGGGCACCGCCTCGAAGATGTTCTGCGGCTGCTCGACGACGTTCGGGGCAGAGCCCAACACCCAGACCTGCCCGACCTGCCTGGGCCTGCCCGGCTCGCTGCCGGTGGCGAACGCGATGGCGATCGAGTCGACCATCCGCATCGGCCTGGCGCTCGGCTGCCGGATCGCCACCTGGTGCCGCTTCGCCCGGAAGAACTACTTCTATCCGGACATCCCCAAGGGCTTCCAGACCACGCAGTACGACGAGCCGCTGTGCACCGCCGGGCACCTCGACGTCGAGGTCGACGGCGAGACGTACCGCGTGGAGATCGAGCGGGTGCACCTGGAGGAGGACACCGGCAAGAACCTGCACGTCGGTGGCTCCACCGGCCGGATCCACGGCGCCGACCACTCGCTGATCGACTACAACCGCGCGGGCATCCCTCTGGTGGAGATCGTCACCCGGCCGATCCCGGGAGCCGGGGCCAAGGCTCCCGAGGTGGCCAAGGCCTACGTCACCGAACTCCGCGAGATCCTGCTGGCGCTCGGCGTCTCCGAGGTCCGCATGGAGCAGGGCAACCTGCGCTGCGACGTGAACACCTCCCTCGCGCCGATCGGCAGCCTGGAGTGGGGCACCCGCACGGAGACCAAGAACGTGAACTCGCTGCGGTCGGTGGAGCGCGCCGTCCGCTTCGAGATGCGCCGTCAGGCCGCCGTGCTGGACACCGACGGCCGGGTGCTCCAGGAGACCCGGCACTTCCACGAGGACACCGGGACCACCTCACCGGGGCGCAGCAAGGAGGAGGCGACCGACTACCGGTACTTCCCCGAGCCCGACCTCGTGCCGGTCGCGCCCGACGAGGAGTGGGTCGGCAAGCTCGCCGCCACGCTGCCCGAGCTGCCCGCCGCCCGCCGGGCGCGGCTGTCCGAGGAGTGGGGGATCTCCCCGACCGAGATGGCCTGGCTGGTCAACGCCGGCGCCGTCGAGCTGGTCAGCGACACCGTCGCCGCCGGGGCGTCGCCGTCCGACGCCCGGAAGTGGTGGCTGGGCGAGCTGGCCCGCCGCGCCAACGACGCCGGCGTCGAGCTGGCCGCGCTGGCCGTCACGCCGACGCAGGTGGCCCAGCTGATCGGGCTGATCTCCGCCGGCACGATCAACGACCAGCTGGCGCGGCAGGCCCTCGACGGCGTGCTGGCCGGGGAGGGCGACCCGGCCGCGGTCGTCGAAGCCCGTGGGCTGGCCGTGCTGGGCGAGTCCGACGAGCTCGTCGCTGCCGTGGACGCCGCCATCGAGGCCAACCCCGACGTCGCCGAGAAGGTCCGGGGCGGCAAGGTGCAGGCCATCGGCGCGCTCGTGGGGGCGGTCATGAAGACCACCCGCGGCAAGGCCGACGCCGCCACGGTCAAGCGCATGCTCGAGGAGCGCCTCAGCGTTTCGTGA
- a CDS encoding aminotransferase class V-fold PLP-dependent enzyme, giving the protein MLFVVDGTQAVGAVTVDAGLHGIDVLAVSAHKWMLGPFGIGFTHLSARAMERLAPSTVGWLSVEDPFAFDHEPVLAHDGRRFESGTENSAGIAGLGATVDLLHELGRQRVEERVLDRAARLAALLEEAGMTVHLPDRDDRRSGIVITSSPAIPHQILYERLLSQGVRCSPRGDGLRFAPHYFTSDSDLDRTAEKPRPAGVAARR; this is encoded by the coding sequence GTGCTGTTCGTCGTCGACGGCACCCAGGCCGTCGGCGCCGTCACCGTCGACGCCGGACTCCACGGGATCGACGTTCTCGCGGTCAGCGCGCACAAGTGGATGCTGGGCCCCTTCGGGATCGGCTTCACCCACTTGTCGGCCCGGGCCATGGAGCGGCTCGCCCCGTCCACCGTCGGCTGGCTCAGCGTCGAGGACCCGTTCGCCTTCGACCACGAACCGGTGCTCGCCCACGACGGCCGCCGGTTCGAGTCCGGCACCGAGAACAGCGCCGGCATCGCCGGGCTCGGTGCCACCGTCGACCTCCTGCACGAACTGGGCCGCCAGCGGGTCGAGGAACGGGTCCTCGACCGTGCCGCCCGACTCGCGGCACTGCTGGAGGAGGCCGGGATGACCGTCCACCTCCCTGATCGGGACGACCGGCGCTCGGGCATCGTGATCACCAGCAGCCCGGCCATCCCGCACCAGATCCTGTACGAACGACTGCTGTCGCAGGGAGTCCGCTGCTCCCCGCGCGGCGACGGCCTGCGCTTCGCGCCCCACTACTTCACCAGCGACTCGGACCTGGATCGCACCGCAGAAAAGCCTCGACCTGCTGGCGTAGCCGCGCGGCGCTGA
- a CDS encoding aminotransferase class V-fold PLP-dependent enzyme, with protein sequence MRTLYPGTAGVTYLDSAAVGLISTRVRDAMTAVLSEHQQLGIAAAPSWREHAGHVRASVARLVGGQAGRIAFTQNTSTGLATVTNGLDWRDGDNVVVPAGEFPSNFYPWLQLRRRGVQGPRGRRDGRPRPGRRHRGRPRRPHEDPGDQRSAVLLATATT encoded by the coding sequence GTGAGGACGCTCTACCCCGGCACGGCGGGCGTGACCTACCTCGACTCCGCGGCCGTCGGCCTGATCTCGACCCGAGTCCGGGACGCCATGACCGCCGTGCTATCCGAGCACCAACAGCTCGGAATCGCGGCCGCACCGAGCTGGCGCGAGCACGCCGGCCACGTCCGTGCCTCCGTCGCCCGTCTGGTCGGTGGCCAAGCCGGCCGGATCGCATTCACCCAGAACACCAGCACGGGACTGGCCACCGTGACCAACGGTCTGGACTGGCGCGACGGCGACAACGTGGTCGTCCCCGCCGGGGAGTTCCCCAGCAACTTCTACCCGTGGCTGCAGCTGCGGCGGCGCGGCGTGCAGGGTCCGCGAGGTCGCCGTGACGGACGGCCACGCCCCGGTCGACGACATCGTGGCCGCCCTCGACGCCCGCACGAGGATCCTGGCGATCAGCGCAGTGCAGTACTCCTCGCCACGGCTACGACCTAG
- a CDS encoding HNH endonuclease signature motif containing protein produces the protein MDDWLRAQPESGSRLPVSWLDDEDVAAELGRIQRNRARDAAREADLILRLAELRPDADDPPAGTPGARSRTWRKTDPEFPGVSEFFPDEVAHAINLGRGTAAFRARRAYTWQQKLPATFAALRRGEIDERRAGVLADALQHTTPELAGAVEAALLPEAGDLSPARLRSRALELLAELDATAIDERHEEAKQAADVRAYDTGDGMATLAGDMTAEEAAACYDVIDQLARMAKADGDPRPIGQIRAAIHAMLILRPADHGLPGVTVNLAVSATLEGLEGATTRGGTRGGEVNGFAITAAHLRDLLRRVGALGLTTPEGGSLTFALTDEHGRLLATVTAAELARLAAKGCPDHPDTPPAAQQPQADNPDADDCDIEQPDEVQPEQTHPQAEHSEAEHPEAEHPEAGRSDTDGTDADAADVGCSCPVAGMPPPTDGYEPTAAQRRFVKTRDRRCRMPNCGQRAGWADLDHVVPHAQGGPTTCTNLCCACRSHHRLKTFARGWVFRMDPDGTLHVTSPSGITRTTRPPGLRPPEPEPPPYDPADDPPPF, from the coding sequence GTGGATGACTGGCTGCGGGCCCAGCCGGAGTCCGGGTCGCGGCTGCCCGTGTCGTGGCTGGATGACGAGGACGTCGCCGCCGAGCTGGGGCGGATCCAGCGCAACCGGGCGCGGGACGCTGCCCGGGAGGCGGATCTGATCCTGCGGCTGGCCGAACTACGTCCCGACGCCGACGATCCGCCCGCGGGGACGCCGGGTGCCCGCAGCCGGACGTGGCGGAAGACCGATCCGGAGTTTCCCGGGGTGAGTGAGTTCTTTCCCGACGAGGTGGCCCACGCGATCAATCTGGGCCGGGGCACCGCCGCCTTCCGGGCCCGGCGGGCCTACACGTGGCAACAGAAACTGCCGGCCACGTTCGCCGCGCTGCGCCGCGGGGAGATCGACGAACGCCGGGCCGGGGTGCTCGCCGACGCGCTGCAGCACACCACGCCGGAGCTGGCCGGTGCGGTGGAGGCGGCGCTGCTCCCGGAGGCGGGCGATCTGTCGCCGGCCCGGCTGCGGTCGCGGGCGCTGGAGCTGCTGGCCGAACTGGACGCCACCGCGATCGACGAGCGCCACGAGGAGGCCAAGCAGGCCGCCGACGTGCGCGCCTACGACACCGGCGACGGCATGGCGACCCTGGCCGGGGACATGACGGCCGAGGAGGCGGCGGCCTGCTACGACGTGATCGACCAGCTGGCGAGGATGGCCAAGGCCGACGGTGATCCGCGGCCGATCGGGCAGATCCGGGCCGCGATCCACGCGATGCTCATCCTGCGGCCGGCCGACCACGGCCTGCCCGGCGTCACGGTCAATCTGGCCGTCAGCGCCACCCTCGAGGGGCTGGAGGGCGCGACCACACGCGGCGGGACCCGGGGCGGCGAGGTCAACGGGTTCGCGATCACCGCCGCTCACCTGCGTGATCTGCTCCGCCGCGTCGGCGCCCTCGGCCTGACCACCCCCGAGGGCGGGTCGCTGACGTTCGCGCTCACCGACGAGCACGGGCGACTGCTGGCCACCGTCACCGCCGCCGAGCTGGCTCGCCTGGCGGCGAAGGGCTGCCCCGACCACCCCGACACGCCGCCGGCGGCCCAGCAGCCGCAGGCCGACAACCCGGACGCCGACGACTGCGATATCGAGCAGCCCGACGAGGTGCAGCCTGAGCAGACGCATCCGCAAGCTGAGCACTCGGAAGCTGAGCACCCGGAAGCTGAGCATCCGGAGGCGGGGCGTTCTGACACCGACGGGACCGACGCCGATGCGGCCGATGTGGGGTGCAGCTGCCCGGTGGCCGGCATGCCCCCGCCGACCGACGGCTACGAGCCGACGGCCGCCCAGCGTCGGTTCGTGAAGACCCGGGATCGCCGGTGCCGCATGCCCAACTGCGGGCAGCGGGCCGGCTGGGCCGACCTCGACCACGTGGTCCCGCACGCCCAGGGCGGGCCCACGACGTGCACGAACTTGTGCTGTGCCTGCCGCTCCCATCACCGGTTGAAGACCTTCGCCCGCGGCTGGGTCTTCCGCATGGACCCCGACGGCACCCTGCACGTCACCAGCCCGTCCGGGATCACCCGCACCACCCGGCCACCCGGCCTGCGGCCACCGGAACCCGAACCACCGCCGTACGACCCGGCGGACGACCCTCCACCCTTCTGA
- a CDS encoding PQQ-dependent sugar dehydrogenase, with translation MGRRAGTRISRLLAAVLTAVVLSGCGDDGYQPSGPFRPLPEGPPPQVGPPSSSAPIPGDPAQPGSGEEAGDPNVVASGLAVPTGLVLLPDGSAVVGERDTGRLLQVFADRSPARELMTVPGIDTAGDGGLLGLAISPTFLEDGLFYAYVSTATDNRVVRFPLGGTPNPVLTGIPRGETHNGGGLLFAPDGTLFVGTGDVGDPALAQDPTSLAGKVLHIDVFGGAVGAGPVHSTGHRDVTALCQSLEPGEVGAPGGEGAPTATLYATDDAAVGPDAVDRVAEGGDYSVLPPLIEIPAEEGGPGGCAAAGNAVFVGALDGQRVHAYTLDGTGAVVGDPEEFLGGQYGRLRTVVLDAEGALWITTSNRDGIGTPVEEDDRVLRILPPSAAGTSPL, from the coding sequence GTGGGACGACGGGCGGGCACACGGATCTCGCGGCTGCTCGCCGCGGTCCTCACCGCCGTCGTCCTGTCCGGGTGCGGGGACGACGGCTACCAGCCCAGCGGGCCCTTCCGCCCGTTGCCCGAGGGCCCGCCGCCGCAGGTGGGGCCGCCGTCGTCGAGCGCCCCGATCCCGGGCGATCCCGCGCAGCCCGGGTCCGGCGAGGAGGCCGGGGACCCGAACGTGGTCGCGTCCGGGCTCGCCGTCCCGACCGGGTTGGTCCTGCTGCCCGACGGGAGCGCGGTCGTCGGCGAGCGCGACACCGGCCGGCTGCTGCAGGTGTTCGCCGACCGCTCCCCCGCCCGCGAGCTCATGACGGTGCCGGGCATCGACACCGCCGGCGACGGAGGCCTGCTCGGGCTGGCGATCTCCCCGACGTTCCTCGAGGACGGCCTGTTCTACGCCTACGTGTCGACCGCCACCGACAACCGGGTGGTGCGCTTTCCGCTCGGCGGGACGCCGAACCCCGTGCTCACCGGTATCCCGAGGGGCGAGACCCACAACGGCGGTGGCCTGCTCTTCGCCCCCGACGGGACCCTCTTCGTCGGCACCGGCGACGTCGGCGACCCGGCGCTGGCCCAGGATCCGACCTCGCTGGCGGGGAAGGTGCTGCACATCGACGTCTTCGGAGGTGCGGTGGGCGCCGGCCCCGTCCACAGCACCGGCCACCGCGACGTGACGGCGTTGTGCCAGTCACTGGAGCCCGGCGAGGTGGGAGCGCCCGGCGGCGAGGGCGCCCCGACGGCGACCCTCTACGCCACCGACGACGCCGCGGTGGGCCCGGACGCGGTGGACCGGGTCGCCGAGGGAGGCGACTACTCCGTCCTGCCTCCGCTGATCGAGATCCCCGCCGAGGAGGGCGGACCGGGCGGCTGTGCCGCGGCGGGCAACGCGGTCTTCGTCGGCGCGCTGGACGGCCAGCGGGTCCACGCGTACACCCTCGACGGCACCGGTGCGGTGGTGGGCGACCCGGAGGAGTTCCTCGGTGGCCAGTACGGGCGGCTGCGCACCGTCGTCCTGGACGCCGAGGGCGCGCTCTGGATCACCACGTCCAACCGCGACGGCATCGGCACGCCGGTCGAGGAGGACGACCGGGTACTCCGGATCCTGCCGCCGTCCGCAGCCGGTACGTCGCCGCTCTGA
- a CDS encoding 2-hydroxyacid dehydrogenase: MPKLPLEPDETLHVLVPSRAIGAAVESLSPRVRAHRIDPDDGPPAGDAALARVWVPRSAGATLPTDGFFAGLPHLGLVQLLTAGAENFAGRLPDGVLLCNARGAHTPSTAEWAVTAMLAAQRGIPFFVREQDGGRWSFGTHRSMVGARVLVVGAGDIGRAIGRMLAGFDVDLTYVARTARDGVRAIDELPELLPHADVVVLIVPVTPETRGMVDAGFLAAMADGALLVNAARGVVVDTDALLAELTRGRLRAALDVTDPEPLPPGHPLWSAPGLLLTPHVGGAVPETDARAAAAVTEQIARILAGEDLASVVDSY; encoded by the coding sequence GTGCCGAAGCTGCCCCTGGAACCCGACGAGACCCTGCACGTGCTCGTTCCCTCCCGCGCCATCGGGGCGGCCGTGGAGTCGCTCTCGCCCCGCGTCCGTGCCCACCGCATCGATCCCGACGACGGTCCGCCGGCAGGGGATGCCGCGCTCGCCCGGGTCTGGGTGCCGCGCTCCGCCGGCGCGACGCTGCCGACCGACGGCTTCTTCGCGGGGCTGCCTCACCTCGGGCTCGTGCAGCTGCTCACGGCGGGTGCGGAGAACTTCGCCGGCCGGCTCCCCGACGGAGTGCTGCTGTGCAACGCCCGCGGGGCGCACACCCCGTCGACGGCGGAGTGGGCGGTCACCGCGATGCTGGCCGCCCAGCGGGGTATCCCGTTCTTCGTCCGCGAGCAGGACGGCGGGCGCTGGTCCTTCGGCACCCACCGGTCGATGGTCGGCGCCCGGGTCCTGGTGGTGGGCGCCGGTGACATCGGCCGGGCGATCGGTCGGATGCTGGCCGGGTTCGACGTCGACCTGACCTACGTCGCGCGGACCGCCCGGGACGGGGTGCGGGCCATCGACGAGCTTCCCGAGCTCCTGCCGCACGCCGACGTCGTCGTCCTCATCGTGCCCGTCACGCCGGAGACCCGAGGCATGGTGGACGCCGGCTTCCTCGCCGCGATGGCCGACGGTGCGCTGCTGGTCAACGCCGCCCGGGGCGTGGTCGTCGACACCGACGCCCTCCTCGCCGAGCTCACCCGGGGCAGGCTCCGTGCGGCCCTGGACGTGACGGATCCGGAGCCGCTGCCCCCGGGGCATCCGCTGTGGTCCGCGCCGGGGCTGCTGCTCACGCCGCACGTCGGGGGCGCCGTGCCGGAGACCGACGCCCGGGCTGCCGCCGCGGTCACCGAGCAGATCGCCCGGATCCTCGCCGGCGAGGACCTCGCGAGCGTCGTCGACAGCTACTGA
- a CDS encoding PH domain-containing protein produces the protein MTRLGGSAAVDSPARLRMNRTALFPVGLLAVCTVPLAFAAAWTPILLLIPLMVALWVLRAGVDIADEGLTVRSTFGQRQVPWRDVAGIRVAPRGDLWLVTTSGTEIRLPVMRARDLPRLAALSGGRIEVPAPPAQ, from the coding sequence ATGACGCGTCTGGGAGGATCGGCCGCCGTGGACTCCCCTGCCCGGCTGCGGATGAACCGGACGGCGCTGTTCCCGGTAGGCCTCCTGGCCGTCTGCACCGTGCCGCTGGCCTTCGCGGCGGCCTGGACGCCGATCCTGCTGCTGATCCCCCTCATGGTGGCGCTCTGGGTGCTGCGCGCCGGGGTGGACATCGCCGACGAGGGGCTGACCGTGCGCTCCACGTTCGGGCAGCGGCAGGTTCCGTGGAGGGACGTCGCGGGGATCCGCGTCGCCCCGCGCGGGGACCTGTGGCTGGTGACGACCTCGGGCACGGAGATCCGGCTGCCGGTCATGCGGGCCCGCGACCTCCCCCGCCTGGCCGCGCTCTCCGGCGGCCGGATCGAGGTTCCGGCACCGCCGGCTCAGTAG
- a CDS encoding helix-turn-helix transcriptional regulator, which yields MTATARRELAEFLGSRRRQLAPGAVGLPAGGNRRTPGLRREEVALLAGVSHTWYTWLEQGRDIRPSRQVMDALARTLRLSPAEHEYLLRLSGHGGATSSGAVEAMPAHLQRLLDALGSSPAYAITSGWSIVGWNSAYENLYPGVAAVPAADRNLLWVVFTDPAVRTLLGDWAGDSRRFLTQFRAEVGPRLADPEIVDLVTRLQAASPAFREGWASHDVDRFSSTERRFEHPVVGTLALEHHQLTPADAPGLQLVVYTAAAGSDSAVKLARLLG from the coding sequence GTGACCGCCACCGCCCGCCGGGAACTCGCCGAGTTCCTCGGCTCCCGCCGTCGCCAGCTGGCGCCGGGCGCGGTGGGCCTGCCCGCGGGCGGGAACCGCCGGACCCCCGGCCTGCGCCGGGAGGAGGTCGCGCTCCTCGCCGGGGTGAGTCACACCTGGTACACGTGGCTGGAGCAGGGCCGCGACATCCGGCCGTCCCGCCAGGTGATGGACGCGCTCGCCCGGACCCTGCGCCTGTCGCCGGCCGAGCACGAGTACCTCCTGCGGCTCTCCGGTCACGGCGGCGCGACGTCGTCCGGGGCCGTCGAGGCCATGCCGGCCCACCTGCAGCGGCTGCTGGACGCCCTGGGCTCCTCCCCCGCCTACGCGATCACCTCGGGGTGGTCGATCGTGGGCTGGAACTCCGCCTACGAGAACCTGTATCCCGGGGTGGCCGCGGTGCCCGCCGCCGACCGGAACCTGCTGTGGGTGGTCTTCACCGACCCTGCCGTCCGCACGCTGCTCGGCGACTGGGCGGGCGACAGTCGACGGTTCCTCACCCAGTTCCGTGCCGAGGTCGGTCCCCGCCTGGCCGACCCCGAGATCGTGGATCTCGTCACCCGGCTGCAGGCGGCGAGCCCCGCGTTCCGCGAGGGCTGGGCGAGCCACGACGTCGACCGCTTCAGCTCGACGGAACGGCGCTTCGAGCACCCGGTCGTGGGCACCCTCGCGCTGGAGCACCACCAGCTGACCCCCGCGGACGCCCCGGGCCTCCAGCTGGTGGTCTACACCGCGGCCGCGGGCAGTGACAGCGCCGTCAAACTGGCTCGACTGCTCGGATGA
- the ilvD gene encoding dihydroxy-acid dehydratase, whose translation MTIGEDLIPGNDSASETRSPLKPRSFEVTDGDAKAPARAMLRAVGMGDEDFAKPQIGVASSWNEITPCNLSLDRLAKRAKEGVRAAGGFPLEFGTISVSDGISMGHEGMRASLVSREVIADSVETVMFAERLDGSVLLAGCDKSLPGMLMAAARLDLASVFLYSGSTLPGKLGDRDLTIIDVFEAVGACARGLISRDELTAIEKAACPGMGSCGGMYTANTMASVAEALGMALPGSAAPPAPDSRRDAFAVASGEAVVNLLRKGITARQIMTREAFENAITVVMALGGSTNAVLHLMAIAHEARVELSLEDFNRIGDRTPHLADVKPFGRYVMTDVDRIGGVPVVLRALLDAGLLHGDVLTVTGKTMAENLAEIAPPDPDGAIIHAMSEPIHRTGGLTILRGSLSPDGAVVKSAGFDTDVFEGTARVFDGEQGAMDAVTDGTLEPGDVVVIRYEGPRGGPGMREMLAVTGAIKGAGLGKDVLLLTDGRFSGGTTGLCIGHVAPEATDGGPIAFVRDGDPIRLDLANRTLDLLVDVDELARRREGWSPLPPRYTTGVLGKYAKLVGSAAQGAICG comes from the coding sequence GTGACGATCGGTGAGGACCTCATCCCCGGCAACGACTCCGCCAGCGAGACGCGCAGTCCGCTCAAGCCGCGCAGCTTCGAGGTGACCGACGGGGATGCCAAGGCCCCCGCCCGCGCCATGCTGCGCGCGGTCGGCATGGGCGACGAGGACTTCGCGAAGCCGCAGATCGGCGTCGCGTCGTCCTGGAACGAGATCACCCCCTGCAACCTCTCGCTGGACCGCCTGGCCAAGCGGGCCAAGGAGGGCGTGCGCGCCGCCGGTGGGTTCCCGCTGGAGTTCGGCACGATCTCGGTCTCCGACGGCATCTCCATGGGCCACGAGGGCATGCGTGCCTCGCTCGTCTCCCGCGAGGTGATCGCCGACTCCGTGGAGACGGTCATGTTCGCCGAGCGGCTGGACGGCTCGGTGCTGCTCGCCGGGTGCGACAAGTCGCTGCCCGGGATGCTGATGGCCGCCGCCCGCCTCGACCTCGCCAGCGTCTTCCTCTACTCCGGCTCCACGCTCCCGGGGAAGCTCGGCGACCGCGACCTCACGATCATCGACGTGTTCGAGGCCGTCGGCGCCTGCGCGCGGGGCCTGATCAGCCGGGACGAGCTCACCGCGATCGAGAAGGCGGCCTGCCCCGGCATGGGCTCCTGCGGTGGCATGTACACCGCCAACACGATGGCCAGCGTGGCCGAGGCGCTCGGCATGGCGCTGCCCGGCAGCGCCGCCCCGCCGGCGCCCGACAGCCGCCGGGACGCGTTCGCGGTCGCCTCCGGCGAGGCGGTGGTGAACCTGCTCCGCAAGGGCATCACGGCCCGGCAGATCATGACGCGGGAGGCGTTCGAGAACGCCATCACCGTCGTGATGGCGCTGGGCGGCTCGACCAACGCGGTCCTGCACCTCATGGCGATCGCACACGAGGCCCGGGTCGAGCTCTCGCTCGAGGACTTCAACCGGATCGGCGACCGGACCCCGCACCTGGCCGACGTCAAGCCGTTCGGTCGCTACGTGATGACCGACGTCGACCGCATCGGCGGCGTCCCCGTGGTGCTGCGTGCGCTGCTGGACGCGGGGCTGTTGCACGGCGACGTGCTGACCGTGACCGGCAAGACCATGGCGGAGAACCTGGCCGAGATCGCCCCGCCGGACCCGGACGGCGCGATCATCCACGCCATGAGCGAGCCCATCCACAGGACCGGTGGGCTCACCATCCTGCGGGGCTCGCTCTCCCCGGACGGGGCGGTGGTGAAGTCGGCCGGCTTCGACACCGACGTCTTCGAGGGCACCGCCCGGGTGTTCGACGGCGAGCAGGGCGCCATGGACGCCGTCACCGACGGCACCCTCGAGCCCGGCGATGTCGTCGTCATCCGGTACGAGGGCCCGAGGGGCGGCCCCGGCATGCGGGAGATGCTCGCCGTCACCGGCGCCATCAAGGGAGCCGGCCTCGGCAAGGACGTGCTCCTTCTTACCGACGGCCGATTCTCAGGCGGCACGACGGGTCTGTGCATCGGCCACGTCGCCCCGGAGGCCACCGACGGCGGTCCCATCGCCTTCGTGCGCGACGGTGACCCGATCCGGCTGGACCTCGCCAACCGGACCCTCGACCTGCTGGTGGACGTCGATGAGCTCGCCCGCCGGCGGGAGGGCTGGAGCCCGCTCCCGCCGCGCTACACGACCGGGGTGCTGGGCAAGTACGCCAAGCTCGTGGGGTCGGCGGCGCAGGGCGCCATCTGCGGCTGA